The Sulfolobus islandicus Y.N.15.51 sequence CTCCGCTAGTACGATTGCTTTATCTATTGAAGACTCAGAGGATTTTTGCCTTATACTACCAGATAGTTTAGATGCGATAGTTTTGCCTATATTATCCACTACTTGAACTATAATAGGTTCAATAATCTTCTTATACTCGTCAACACCAGAAGTGGAAAATGATGCTGTATCAGCTATTAGGTTGACTTGAGAATTAAGAGATGATAGTATACTCGCAATTAGCTCTTTCTTTATGTATTCTTTACTATTCTCATCTAGTTGGAAAGAAACTACTCGATATTGTGCACTTTGTATTCCTAATTTTTCTGCTAAGAATTCTATTAGTGTTACAGCATTTATTCCTACACTTCTGAACTTAGCAGCAGCTAATGGACATAGTGTAACTACTTTTCCATATCTTTCTCCTATAGCTCTAGCCATTAAGTCAGCTCTCTTCCCTAAACTCTTTTCTAGGATTGCACCAGAACAACCTTCAATCTTCTTAACTCTAAATCCCTTTTCGCTTAATCTTTTAATTACCTCATCTGAATACTCAGAGGAGAAACAAGCTACATGCAAGTTTATATTCTCATTACTTCCGTCAATAACAATAGACTTTAATAGCCTAAGCTCTAATGGCACTACTTCGAAAAATACTTCTGCTCCAGCCAATTTAGAGTAGTCCTTATATGCTGTGGAGAATGTTCTGTAATCTTCAGGAGTAATAGTAATTATTTCTAATGAGTTGTTAACTGTATCTAAATTTTGTTTCATTTTTTCTAAGAATCTATTCCCATTTCCACTTATATAATCTAGAAATCCACTATCTGCTGATGTGCCTACTACTTTAACTTTTAATCCCATCTTTTTAAGTATTTTTAACGCAGTGATGGCTACTGCAGGATTACTTACAGCATTCTTGCCAACCCATAACACGAATTGACTATTTGGATCATTTACTGAGGCCAACTCTGGATCAGAAAAGATGGATAGTTCTACTGTTGGTTCCTCTGGTAATTTCTTAGCAACTAGACTGTTCAATTTGATCAATAGTGTTGAAATTGGAATTCGTGCTGGACATACTCCATCACAAAGACCACATTTATGACAGCCTGAAATCTCAGCTATTACACTATCCGGTATGTCAATGGAACCGTTTAATTCGTAATAAGCTATTGCACCCCTAACGAAATCAAACATACCCTTTGGAGCATAAGGCCATTGGGGAATTAGCCTATATTGTGGGCAAACAGTAACACACATTGAGCAATCTATACACATAAGGCTATAATCAGCGAAATCTTCCAAATACCTTCTCACATGCTTGAAACCCTCAACCTCGCCACCGGGAGACAATCTTTTAACAAAGCCAATCGCAAACCTAAAGTTTAAGGCCTCCTGCTGCCTTCTTGGAATTTCTAGAATAGCCTTAGCCCTATTCTTAGGATCAAAAAGCTTGCCGGGATTAAAAATTTCATTCGGATCAGTCTCTTCCTTATACTTCCTTATAACTTCATATCTATCGACTCCTAGATCACTAAATGTTTTCCCCATACTGCTTAATCTATTTTTAGCATATTTGTGAGCAAAGATACCTATTGATAAAAGGGAACCATTAACTTTTACGAATTCGTCCATCATTAATGTGTTCTTAGCTAAATCATACAATATCTTCTTATCAACTGGACTTACTGAAATTTGAGTAAATGCATTAACTAAAAGGACCTCCCTTCTCTCTAAAGCTATATCTACATCAAATCCACCATCAGGGGATAGCTCACCTAATTTGCCTATAGACTTTTCTAGATTCTTTAATAAATCTAAAAGCTTAGTATAATGTATTAGGCCATGTTGATGTATCAGTAGCCCTTGTGTTCTTAATGCTGCTGCAACGCCATGATTAAATGACCACCAACCAGTCCATTCTCCTTCAAAAACTTTGCCGCCATAAGATTGAGCGATCTTATAGATTTTCGGTTCGACTAGAGGTGATCTAGGAGATGGGTATAGTATTACCATATTCCATTTTTGAGGTTCGAATGGTGCCTTATACTTCTCAGCCATATATGTGGAAATATATGGACCCCTAACTTGAACGTGCCAAGCTGGAATTACTTCCCTATAAAACTCTCCCACTGCATGCATCATCTGATCCAAATTATCGAAGGATATAATCATAGCTTCAGTTGGAGAGAAATTCCTAAGCTTTAACCCAGCTTTAGCTATTATCCCGGTAGTACCTTCCGCTCCACATACTAACGCTAAATCCTTGCCCTCTAGTCTAACTAAGTCCCCTTTTGGATTTACCATTTCAACGAAGCTTACATTGTCTGAAATAAAACCATATTCATATGAACCTATTCCTAAAGCGTCTCCAGCTATCCCTCCTCCCACAGTGGAATCGTATGAAGATGGGAAGGTCCTTAATTGCAGTCCCTTCTGCTGAGCATAGATATCAACAAGCTTCCAGGTAGCACCGGGCTCAACTATTGCCATCTTATTCGATTCATCTATAGTTACGTTGGTCATCTTTGAAAAGTCAAGTAATATTCCACCATCTGCTGGTATTGCGTTACCATATCTATTTGTACCTCTGCCATAAGGGACTATTGGTATTTTATATTTGAGTCCTAATCTAACTACGTTAATAATATCTTCCACCGACCTAGGATAAGCAACGTAGTCTGGGACAATGTTAATCTTTATTCCAGACCACACTAGTTCTGGAACGAAACCGAAATCCACTGAATGAGATAGTCTCTCTACTAATTCATCATGAAAACTATCCCCTAGTAAACTTTTCAACTCCTCTTCCAAACCCATATTACTACCCTTAAATGTTATATATTATTCTAGCATTTATATATTCTTTAAAGTTTCTATTATTGCTTTTTGTACGTACTCGTAATATTCCCTTGACTGTTCTTTTCTTGGTACGAAATCTTTCATTATATCTGGATCTTGGGACCATGTTGGAACTATATGAAAATGAGAGTGAAATACCACTTGCCCTGCACTCTTTCCAATATTGGTTAATATTCTTATACCATCAGCCTTCAAAGCTTTCTTTACTGCAATTGAAATCTTTCTTACAGCTGTACATAAATATGGTATGACGTCTTCAGAAATCTCTAAAAAATTCTCATAATGTGTTCTAGGTACTACCAAAGTATGTCCAGGTGTAATAGGAAATTTATCCAGAAATGCGACTACTCTATCGTTACTATACACGATATACCCATGATCCCTTCCTTCAACAATGTTGCAAAAGATACACATCTGTATTGACCCTCATTACTACAAAATTATAAGTTTAGTTACAAAAAATCCCTTTGCTATTCAACTGGATTTCTTCATTCATGAAGATTCCATTTTTAATATTAAGTTTTGTGTAGGGAAGTCAAATTATGAAACATCACTGCTTTTAAGCTTATTATCAAGGGTCTTCTATGCAGACTTCTTTTCCTTTCTTAAACTCTATGTGTAATATTTTTTGTAATTCTCTTCCTAAAAGCGAAATTTCCCTACCAAGAATAGGACTTTCAATAAGAGTGTCAAGTTTAATTTTACCAATCTTTATAATAGCCTTAGCAACTCTAGTTTTAACAATTCCGTTAAGCGTTGCGTAAACTCTTGGATTCTCTAGCTCAAGGGAATTTACTTTATTGTAAACAGAAGGAGGGATTAAAAGATAACCGGAAAATCCAGTGTCAATTAATGCTCTAACTTCCATGAAATCCCCATTATAAGGATCTATTACGGTAACCGGTAAAGTAGGTTTATCATTTATTCTAAAGCAATCGAAGACCATCCCCAATCTCCTATCTCTTGCTTATCGTAATTCTTACTACCTATCATACATTTCTTGTGCCCCTTCCCCTTTTCAACTGCCTCCTTTTCACTATCAAATGCACCTATATATTCTCCGTCACAAGCTAAAACATACTTTCCTTCATTATATGCATTTATTGCTTCAGGATTAGTCTTAAGTACGATGTAATTATAATCACCTATTCCTTCGGTAACGTTGAGCCACAAAGAAATAGCCTGCTGTATTGCTTCAGAGACACTTATCCCTAATAGTGCAGCTCTAGCTTTTAACATCCTATAAAGCTGCTCGTCCATATTCTTTATCAGCACCTTTGTTGCCATATGTTTAACTTGGTAAGAAATATAATAAAGTTTATCTTTAATACATGAGTCTGACAAAAAGAACGATAAGCCTCGTCCCTTCTCGATAGATTAAAACTCACTATCTATATAATAACTTGACATAAGGATAAACAGAATTTTAAAAGTAAATAAGAATATATCTATATTAAGGTAATTATTCAACTCAGACTCCAAGGAGAGGGAGAACTCACTTCCACGGGGAATCAACGCGAAACTAGAGAACGAATAAAACCAAGTATTATAAGAGAAAAGGAAATAAGCAAATAAGAGAAATATTAACATAAGCCCAGGCACTCCGAGGGGATAAAACCCCATTCAAGAGGCTAGCTGTAAAACCTCTAGAAAACAAGAGAGGATCAAACACCGAGTAGGAGGTTGTACCCAAACTACTCTAGGGGCTGAACATAGTTAATATTATGCAAGAAAAACAAGGTGTTATGACCACAAGGAATATATAGGGGTACATGATTGACACCCATAGATTCTCAATTCCCCCAGCTCTGTTAGAGGTGAAGCTTGTAGGGCCTCTTGATACATCAAGTAGACTTCAAAGCGTTAAAAAAGCAAATAGATATATTTCGAATTTATCTTGAGGCTTTTTGTAAAATTAAAACTAGTCAGATACTAAACTTGGCTTTAATATAATCGCCTTTTTCAGTTATCAATTCTATTATATGATCACCCTTTATAGGGGTAAAATCGTTTATTTCTATTGTTATATTTTTAACTCCATAGGGTATGTATTCTGGATTATATCTATACGTCATCTTACCATCGATTCTAATTGCTACGATCTTACCTGAAACCTTATCAGTTTGCAACCAAACTTTCATATTTACAAACTTCCTTGCATAATGTTTAAAAGTAATAACGCTATCCTATAGAGTAATGTTAACGGCCCAAGAACTAATAGTAATATTCGTTATCTCGTTCATAACAAATGCAACTCCATTCTTTGGAGCTCCTTACACCCTGATAACTACGTCAATATTAATAAAGAGTGGAGTATCACCTTTGTCGCTAATCTTGGCTGTAGTATTAAGCGGGCTTGGTGCATCCTTATCTAAGTTAGTAATGTACGCATTGGGAATAGCCATAAGAAAACCTCTAAAAGACAATAAGAATATTCTGCTTATAGAGAAGATTAGCAAGAGTTACGGATTTTATGCAGCTCTATTCATATTGACCATATTACCATTTTTACCATTAGACGACTACATATTTCTCGCGGGAGGAGTAGCTAGGCTTTCAGTTTTTAGAATGATACTGATTTCAATAATAGGTAAGACACTAAAAAGTGGAATTGAGATAAGTATAGAACTTACTGGAATTTCTTTAATAGCCTCAATATTTAGCATAAACGAATTTGAACTTTCTATAATTTCTATTATAGTATTCATTTTACTGGGAATTCTGTTATTCAAATTAGATTGGGAAGAAATTCTGAGGAGGGGAGAAAAATTCTTAAGAGAAAAATTAAAAATTAATTTATGAAGATTTTTAGTGGTAAAAAATTTGAAGTGCACATAGATAAGGTGAAATTGCCTAACGGATATGAAAGGGAATTAGAGTTCGTGAAGCATAGGGGTTCTGTCGTAATAATACCTAAGATAAACAATGAAATTATATTGATAAGGCAATTTAGGCCTGTAATAGATAAATGGATATATGAGTTACCAGCAGGAACGATTGAGGAAGGAGAAGATCCATTAAATACTGCAAATAGAGAATTAATTGAGGAAATAGGATATGAAGCTGGGAAAATGAAAGAAATAATAAGTTTCTACGCTTCCCCTGGCATAACTACAGAGTATATGAGATTATACTTGGCTGAAGATCTTAGATACGTCGGAGCTAAACCGGAACCATATGAAATCATAGAACCTATTAGACTAAGTATAGAGGAGGCAATAAAAATGATAAGAGAAAGGAAAATAGAAGACGCAAAAACGATAATAGGAATATTTACATTAAAGGAGCTCTTAGAATAAAAAGAGAAGCGTAGAAAAATCTAAAATTGTGTAATATTACAGAATGTTATGACAAGGTTCCCAATCGATGTGAGATCTCAGTATGAATTGAACGTAAATACTGCAATTAACGTGGCAAATGGATTAAAGATGAATGAGGCAGAGGATGTGAAAATCGTATTTTTAGTCTCAAGTATAACTATACTCGATATTGAGAATAGGTTGTCGGAGATAGTTAAAAAGAGTGCCGAGCCTCTTAAGAAAAACTCAGTTAAAGTTTTCAAATGTTAAATGGCTATGGAAAAATTATAATGTGAGCAAGGATAGTCTAGTATATGTAGACGAGATAAGTAGAGGTGTGAATGTTTAGTAAGAATGGCTAACGAAGGATACGAGATACTAACATTTTAAATTAAAAATAGATCTAAGCCCCTTAGCTCTCCAACTAGTATTGGTTCTTCTTTTGTTATCCATTTTCTTGCCTTGACTTCTCTAAGAGCCTCTACCACTTCAACCCAATTCTCTATTTCTGGAATCTCATAAACTACGACGAACTCATAATCACCTACTCCAAAAGAGTAAGTAGTATATGATCTAATTCCCTTGTTCTTTGGATGAGTTCGAGCAGTTTCAATATGTTCTTTCATGATTTTTTCCCTTTCTTCAAAAGGTAGAAGATACCATTCTACGTCTTTTTTCATGGGATATGCTACAAAATACCTTAAAGGCTCTAATGAGAGGACCTTATTAATGTCAAAATTTCCTCTTGTATATGGAGACGACCTATATACGGAAAACAAGGATAGTGATTCATAACCTAAATCCCTTATTTTAGAAAGTAAAGTGTATTTAAATTCTAACAATTTCGATGTATCGGAGGAAGTTACCCAATAAATAATATCACTATCATTCCTAAGAGATATGTATCTTTTTAGTGAAATTAGATTATTCCTAAACTGTGATTCTACAGATTCTATCTCATTTATTGCGCTTCTTCTTTCCTCTCTACTACTACTCCACCATCTATTTGTAAGCTTTATCGAGGAAATATAAAAGTATGCTAAACTATTTTGGCTCATTATCCTCTAAGTCTTGAATAATGTCATTATACAATATTAATACTTCTTCCAAATTTGCCAAATAAGCTATGAAGTTGTTGGATAAATTCTGTCTAACATATTCGTCAAGTAAATCTAATCCATCCGCTGTAGGACCATTTATTATTCTTTCAACATACTCTTCAAATTTTTTCTTTGAATCAGCAAGTATTATAAAAGCAATAGGTATGATACTTAATATATCCTTGGATGTGAAATTGACGTCCTTTACTACATCAGAGCTAACTCCGCTATAGTGAATAGAACTTAATCCATGTTTCTTAGTTACTTTACTTTCGACCTTATTTTTCAACTTATCTATAGATAAAGGTAGGTAAGAAATAGGAGACGGATTGCCAATAATAACATCTACTCCAATATTATTGGAAATTCTATCCAAGTACATTATTGCCCTAAGCAATATGGCTAATTTGTGTTTTTTAACCGAGCTAGGCTTCTTTCCTACGTTAAACCCTATAAGGTATTTGAAGATACATCCCGCGTAAATAGTTTTACCATTTTGTATAGGATTTTCAGCTGGTAATAGATTATATTCTACAAACTCCCTATAAATCAAAGTATATTCCTCCTCGTTTATCAAAGACTTTAAGTAGTCTTCGAAGTTCTCTATGTTTTCTCTCCTCGATTCAACAACTTGGCCCAACTCGTTGTATTTCTTAATTATCGGAGGATTATACGACATGTCAATAAATATTTGAAGAATAGGAAAGGAATCTTCACTCCTTAATACAGTGGCTGCGTAAGCATTGTTAGGAAATCTAACAACACCCACTATTACTCTAGAATTGACATCGCTAGATAACGCTACATGTTTTGAAGAAGCTAAGGCTAATCTTTCCATATCAAACCATTCTTTACTTAATCGTAGAGTCTCTGAATTAGTATCAATATTTCCGTAATTGTAAACTATTGAATCTACCTTTAATTCCTCCGCTACTTCCTCTATTACGTCCTTAATGAGAGAATCTATTTGGGGAATTGGTGGTAAAATATAGTGCTCCTCAGTCTTATATATATGGACGCCATTATCTTGTAGTTTTATTAACATTATCTCCTTTCTATTACCCTTGTCGTCAATTAGAGAGCATAGAATCTCTGGTTTTTCAGGGTTTGAGTATACTTCTAATAGTCCCACTATCCCATCCTACTTAAATTTGTTAATACAGATACTTTTATTAGGATTATGGTAGAAAAACCTTTTCCATGCCTAATAACAATAGTTCATCCACCACCAGCTAATTCTCCTTATTCCTTAGGTAAGTTTTACTCCAAACCTCATTATAATAACGTTATCATTCGAAAACAGTTCTCCCATCATATAGAGATATGTTTAGTTCAAAACTTCTCCATACCTTAAAAGGTCTCCTGCATAAGTTCTATGTGATAGGATTAAGAGTGTCATATATATCCGTTTAAATCTAAATTTAAGGCATTAGCCAGCTATAACTTGATCTGGATTACGAATATCTAAAATAAGTGATAAATAAAGATAAATCAGTAGAGTCATTGATATAATCGATGTTAGAAGAGTCGAAGAATGCTTTAAGGGTATTTATAACTGGTAACCCCGGTGTTGGGAAAACTACAATATTACTCTTTTTAATTAATAAATTAAGTGAGAATAATTACAAAGTTGCTGGATTTTATTGCCCAGAGGTGAGAGAGAATGGAAGAAGAATAGGTTTTAGAATAGTAGATATAACTACCAATGAAGGAGACTGGTTGGCTAAAGAAAACGCGCCTGGAAGAGTGAAAATAGGGAAATATACAGTTTTAGAAGATAGTGCTAAAAGAATAACTGAGATTACATTGTCTAACATTAATAAGGCAGATGTTTTAGCAATAGACGAAATTGGGCCAATGGAGTTAAAAATACCTACAATAAAGAAATTAATTGAGACTATTCTAAATAATCAAAAACCTTTGATTGCAGTGTTACATAGGACACAAAAACCCATGGGAGGAAGAATCTACGTAATTACCGTTGAAAATAGGGATTCGATAAAGTACGAGATTTTGAATTACATATTAAGTAGCCTAGATTAACTTCTTCTATGGCCTTTTCTAAATTCTCTTCATTCAGATGGTATTATACGTTAAATATTTGCTCAACAAATATTCTCATAATGGTAATGCATGAATATATCAGAAAATCACTCACAATAGATTGTGAAGCTGTTACTAACTATATTGTGGAAAGGATAAGGGAGTATCTTGAATTTAGCAATAAGAAAGGAGGAGTAATAGGGGTAAGCGGGGGAGTGGATTCAGCGGTAACTGCAACGCTTCTTGCTAAAGCTACTGATAATTTCTTCATACTTCTCATGCCTTCCTCTTCAACGCCAAAGATAGATTTGGAAGACTCCTTCGAAATGATAAAGTTCCTCAACGCACAAAATAAGTACAAATTAATTAATATAGACGAAATTGTAAGCTTATTCTCAAATAAAATAGAAACAAATAACAAATACGTAATAGGTAACATAAAAGCTAGAGTTAGGATGATAATACTTTACGCATATGCGCAAATGTTAGATTACTTGGTGGTAGGAACTGGAGACAAGAGCGAACTACTATTAGGATACTTCACAAAGTATGGGGATGGAGGTGTTGATGTTTTACCAATAGGTGATTTGTACAAGACACAGGTTAGAATGCTAGGAAAATGTTTGGGATTACCGGAAAGGATAGTCACAAAACCAAGCTCCCCAGCCTTATGGGAAGGACAAACCGCTGAAGGTGAATTAGGAATTGATTACGAAACAATAGATTCAATATTATACTTAAGATTCGATGAAATGAGAAGTGAAGATGAAATAGTGAAAATATTAGGAATTCCTATAGATACTATTAAAAAAGTTGATAGACTAGTTAAAATCTCTCAGCACAAAAGGCTACCTCCAGAGATATTCAGATTAAGTGGAAGAGCCATAAACTCGGATTGGAGGTTTCCTAGAAGATGGGCATAAGAGTGGAATTAGCTCAAATAAGATCTTACCCCGGAGATGTGTATAGAAATTATAAGAAACATTTAGAGATCATAGAGACCAGTACTGCAGATTGTGTAATCTTTCCAGAACTCTCCTTAACTGGTTACATTATAAAAGATTTGACATATGAGATATATAAGGATGCAGAGGAGGCTACACGTAAAATAGCAGAGAAAGTTAACAAGTGTGCCGTATTTGGAACAATAAAGGAAGTTAGGAAAGGAATATTAAGAAACGCAGCGGCAGTTATAATTAATGGGAAAATGGATTACATATATAAGTTTTATCTTCCAACATATGGATTATTTGAGGAGAGAAGATACTTCCAAAGAGGAGACCCACTTAAAGATTTGAAAATTTTCGAGTATAGAGACTTAAAATTTGGTGTAGTAATTTGTGAAGATGCGTGGCATCCAGAGCCAATAGAGGCACTATCGCTTATGGGAGCTGACGCAATTTTTATACCATCAGCATCACCAATGCGAAAACTAAGAGAAAACTTGGCAATAGAGGAGAGTTGGGATTCACTTTTGAAGGCTCACTCATTAATGAATACTGTTTGGACTGTTTTCACAAACGTTGTAGGTAGTCAAGAAGAGGAATACTTTTGGGGAGGATCTAGAGTGGTTTCTCCATTAGGTGATGTAAAACTTAAACTAAATCTATTTTATGAAGATAGGGGAGTTGTGGAGATCACTGAGAATGAGTTGCTTAGGGCTAGGTTCTTTAGCAGTTATAGGGATCATATAAGGGAGTTTCATTCAATTCTTGATAAGCTATAACTTTTATAACTGTATAAACGATATTCATTATTGGGTATGATTTCTCAAAGATTTAATCTAAATCTCTTACTCTTACTCATAATTATAATTCTGCTCATTGTAGCCATTTTCTATCCAGTAGCACTTATTCCCGCAGCCTTAGCAGGCGCGTTCATAGATGGATATCCTTTTGCAAGAATTTTTATACCAATACCGTTATTAATATTATTTCTGTTAGGTCTTCATAATGATTTTTATGCATTTGGTACATTAGCAATGATACTATTATTAGTTCTATTATTTATTAGAAGTATTACCAAGCATTTTAGTTTTAAATTTTAAATTTATTAACCACTATCACGTTATTTTACATATGAACAGTTTAATAAAGGCGTTGCTTATACTAAATCTAATATTATCCCTCACCCTATCAGAACTTTTTGTAATTCCTCTCGTCATACTTACAGCGAAATTCATTTTATCTGGTGTAAAAAGAGATTAGAACACTTGTTCTAAGGCGTAGGGTTTTATCACTCCCTTCAATTTTTAATATATGCTACTAAGATTAGACGAGATCTTCCAAAACAAGGGATGGGATACAAGGAAAAAGATATTAGATGAATTGAAAAATAAACCCCAAACAGCTTATGAATTGTCTAAAAAACTAGGATTGAACTATTCTACAGTAAAATATCATTTAGAAATTTTAGAGAAATTTGGATTAGTAAACATTAATAGATATAAAACAAAATGTTTTTATGCAGTGTCAAAGAATTATAAAATAGTTGAAAAGTATTTAGAGGAGGAAATAGCAAAAAGATAACTGAGAAAACTTTGAACAGTAGTTCAATATTTTTCATAGTACTATATCTAATATTTTTAGTTATAGGTAAAATACAATATGTAAAAGGAGTTGAGAAAATCGTAGACATCGTAGTTATACTTCTAATATCAACAATCTCATATTGGGCAGGGGAAGAGATTACGAGTAACCAAATATTTAGTTTACTTATAAGTTCACTAATACTAGGCATATTATCAATAATTATTACGTACTTTTCTGGAGTAGCCATAAGACATTTCAATACTACGAAATCACTAATGAAAGCTAATAGAGAAAAGATAATTATCGGCAACAGTAATAGGCAGACGATAATAAAATACATGCTACCGTTTGTAATAGGATGGATACTTGGATTATTGTTTCATGTTAGCGGTACTGTTATCGTGAGCATGATAGATTACGAGTTATATGCTTTAGCCTCAGTATTGGGCTATATCATGGGAAAGGATATTAGCCGTAAAGTAATTCTAAGTAGCAGTAAAGATTCCTTAATCTCATTATTTATAACAATTCTTGGAGATATCATACTAGCCTTAGTTATGTACATGTTACATATAGCTAACTTTACAATTTCATTGGCTATTGCACTGGCTAGTGGATGGTATACTTACGTTGGGCCGCTGGTAGCAGTAAGCTCTGATCCATATTTAGGTACCTTAGCTTTTCTCGTGAATTTCCTAAGGGAACAACTAACTTACGTTTTAGTACCTTTTCTTCTCAAATTGAAATTTGAACCTAGATCTGCAATTGCAGTGGGAGGTGCGACAGCAATGGATACTACACTTCCACTTTATGTAGAGGTTCTGGGAAAAGAGTATGCACTATCCGCAATGATTACAGGGGTAATACTAACGCTCGTAATACCAATTATTTTACCTCTAATAATCTAAACCTTTCCTATTTTTATCAAGATGAGTACTGCAATGATTATTACAATAAAAAGTACAACCAATGGTAAGTAACTATATATTGTTGGAGATTGTGATCCATTCTCAGAATTTGTCTGAAAGATGTATATTTGTACATTTTGACCTGTACCATTAGCTTGATAAAGTATATTGTCATGATATGTCAGGATTAATTTTATTTCACTACCGTAAAGATTTAAAAATCCCTTATATATAGTGATGTTTACATTATTTTCCGTTT is a genomic window containing:
- a CDS encoding FAD-binding and (Fe-S)-binding domain-containing protein encodes the protein MGLEEELKSLLGDSFHDELVERLSHSVDFGFVPELVWSGIKINIVPDYVAYPRSVEDIINVVRLGLKYKIPIVPYGRGTNRYGNAIPADGGILLDFSKMTNVTIDESNKMAIVEPGATWKLVDIYAQQKGLQLRTFPSSYDSTVGGGIAGDALGIGSYEYGFISDNVSFVEMVNPKGDLVRLEGKDLALVCGAEGTTGIIAKAGLKLRNFSPTEAMIISFDNLDQMMHAVGEFYREVIPAWHVQVRGPYISTYMAEKYKAPFEPQKWNMVILYPSPRSPLVEPKIYKIAQSYGGKVFEGEWTGWWSFNHGVAAALRTQGLLIHQHGLIHYTKLLDLLKNLEKSIGKLGELSPDGGFDVDIALERREVLLVNAFTQISVSPVDKKILYDLAKNTLMMDEFVKVNGSLLSIGIFAHKYAKNRLSSMGKTFSDLGVDRYEVIRKYKEETDPNEIFNPGKLFDPKNRAKAILEIPRRQQEALNFRFAIGFVKRLSPGGEVEGFKHVRRYLEDFADYSLMCIDCSMCVTVCPQYRLIPQWPYAPKGMFDFVRGAIAYYELNGSIDIPDSVIAEISGCHKCGLCDGVCPARIPISTLLIKLNSLVAKKLPEEPTVELSIFSDPELASVNDPNSQFVLWVGKNAVSNPAVAITALKILKKMGLKVKVVGTSADSGFLDYISGNGNRFLEKMKQNLDTVNNSLEIITITPEDYRTFSTAYKDYSKLAGAEVFFEVVPLELRLLKSIVIDGSNENINLHVACFSSEYSDEVIKRLSEKGFRVKKIEGCSGAILEKSLGKRADLMARAIGERYGKVVTLCPLAAAKFRSVGINAVTLIEFLAEKLGIQSAQYRVVSFQLDENSKEYIKKELIASILSSLNSQVNLIADTASFSTSGVDEYKKIIEPIIVQVVDNIGKTIASKLSGSIRQKSSESSIDKAIVLAEYVKEISNTLSTIELDKVMQPFTSLLKSRVTEEYDENVVISAIIQLLRDNTEKLKTIIVTEISKTLG
- a CDS encoding NAD+ synthase — protein: MAFSKFSSFRWYYTLNICSTNILIMVMHEYIRKSLTIDCEAVTNYIVERIREYLEFSNKKGGVIGVSGGVDSAVTATLLAKATDNFFILLMPSSSTPKIDLEDSFEMIKFLNAQNKYKLINIDEIVSLFSNKIETNNKYVIGNIKARVRMIILYAYAQMLDYLVVGTGDKSELLLGYFTKYGDGGVDVLPIGDLYKTQVRMLGKCLGLPERIVTKPSSPALWEGQTAEGELGIDYETIDSILYLRFDEMRSEDEIVKILGIPIDTIKKVDRLVKISQHKRLPPEIFRLSGRAINSDWRFPRRWA
- a CDS encoding clan AA aspartic protease; translated protein: MVFDCFRINDKPTLPVTVIDPYNGDFMEVRALIDTGFSGYLLIPPSVYNKVNSLELENPRVYATLNGIVKTRVAKAIIKIGKIKLDTLIESPILGREISLLGRELQKILHIEFKKGKEVCIEDP
- a CDS encoding HIT family protein, whose product is MCIFCNIVEGRDHGYIVYSNDRVVAFLDKFPITPGHTLVVPRTHYENFLEISEDVIPYLCTAVRKISIAVKKALKADGIRILTNIGKSAGQVVFHSHFHIVPTWSQDPDIMKDFVPRKEQSREYYEYVQKAIIETLKNI
- a CDS encoding NTPase, coding for MLEESKNALRVFITGNPGVGKTTILLFLINKLSENNYKVAGFYCPEVRENGRRIGFRIVDITTNEGDWLAKENAPGRVKIGKYTVLEDSAKRITEITLSNINKADVLAIDEIGPMELKIPTIKKLIETILNNQKPLIAVLHRTQKPMGGRIYVITVENRDSIKYEILNYILSSLD
- a CDS encoding NUDIX hydrolase; translated protein: MKIFSGKKFEVHIDKVKLPNGYERELEFVKHRGSVVIIPKINNEIILIRQFRPVIDKWIYELPAGTIEEGEDPLNTANRELIEEIGYEAGKMKEIISFYASPGITTEYMRLYLAEDLRYVGAKPEPYEIIEPIRLSIEEAIKMIRERKIEDAKTIIGIFTLKELLE
- a CDS encoding nitrilase-related carbon-nitrogen hydrolase yields the protein MGIRVELAQIRSYPGDVYRNYKKHLEIIETSTADCVIFPELSLTGYIIKDLTYEIYKDAEEATRKIAEKVNKCAVFGTIKEVRKGILRNAAAVIINGKMDYIYKFYLPTYGLFEERRYFQRGDPLKDLKIFEYRDLKFGVVICEDAWHPEPIEALSLMGADAIFIPSASPMRKLRENLAIEESWDSLLKAHSLMNTVWTVFTNVVGSQEEEYFWGGSRVVSPLGDVKLKLNLFYEDRGVVEITENELLRARFFSSYRDHIREFHSILDKL
- a CDS encoding ribbon-helix-helix domain-containing protein; this translates as MATKVLIKNMDEQLYRMLKARAALLGISVSEAIQQAISLWLNVTEGIGDYNYIVLKTNPEAINAYNEGKYVLACDGEYIGAFDSEKEAVEKGKGHKKCMIGSKNYDKQEIGDWGWSSIALE
- a CDS encoding chlorite dismutase family protein; this encodes MSQNSLAYFYISSIKLTNRWWSSSREERRSAINEIESVESQFRNNLISLKRYISLRNDSDIIYWVTSSDTSKLLEFKYTLLSKIRDLGYESLSLFSVYRSSPYTRGNFDINKVLSLEPLRYFVAYPMKKDVEWYLLPFEEREKIMKEHIETARTHPKNKGIRSYTTYSFGVGDYEFVVVYEIPEIENWVEVVEALREVKARKWITKEEPILVGELRGLDLFLI